The genomic interval TATTGCGTCCACACAGAACCGCGGCTGGTAGGCGGTGGATCGGAGATGGCCGGATGGCCAGCTCCGAGTGACTCGAAATACTGAACGAGCTCGATCACCGCAGCCGCAAACACCGTGGCTGCCCCATCGGCTACCGCCGACGGCTGTTACTGCGGAGCAACCGGCAGGTTCGCCTTCTTCAATATCCGTTGTGCCCGTTGCTGCGCGATGTGCAGCACGGTTCGATCCGCCGCCAGGCGCTCCAGCAAAGGCGCAATCGCCTGCACCTCTTCGAGCCGTCCGTTGTTCGACATGTCTTCCAGACCGCTTAAATCCTGATCGAGCGAGAGCTTGTCGAACCGGCGATCGAACTCCAGCTTCCGACCTCCTTCAATGGTCGAAGAAATCCCTTGGAAAACAGCTGTAAGCTCCTGAATCGAAGGGTCTTCAGAGTAGTTGTAAGTCGTCGATGTGTGTCGGCTCGAATCTGAGTAGCTGAGCGTCTTCTTCCCGGTTTGCGCGATCGCATGTTTGGTGAAGTCGAACTGGCCATCGAAGTAATTGGCCTGCTTGGCGAGCCCGGCCAGCTTATCCCAAAGGCCATTGCTGGCCTGGAACTTCTTGTGGTAAGCGTCCTGCGACGCGGCGTCCTCAGCCTGGGCGCTCTGCTCGGCGTTGCTCTCGACCGGTGCATTGCGCTCCTGCGGTGGCGTGAGATCCTTGTCCATGGACGTGTACTCGACTTGGCCATTCTGATGCACGATGATCGAAAACTCGGCAGGCTGCGCTTCCTTCCAGACTTGCTTGAAGGAAATAGTTGCATTCTGCTGTGCGCACAACGCTGAAGCCAATGCCAGAAACAGGATTCCCAGCGCCAGCAGGCGCCGACGACTGCTCATCGTCCCGCCACCTCATAGCGCACGAGCGTTGCATGGGTATGCAGATGACAAATTGCGATCGCCAACGCGTCCGCTGCATCGCTGGGCTGCGGAGGCTCAGCAAGTTTCAAAAGATGCGCCACCATGTGTTGAACCTGTAGCTTTTCCGCTTTGCCGTAGCCTACAACCGCAGACTTGATCGAGAGGGGCGAGTACTCCGCCACTTCGAGCGAAGCCGAGGAAGCGGCCAGCATAGCCACGCCGCGTACCTGACCTAGCTTCAGCGCCGACTTCGCGTTCACCGAATAAAAGACCTCTTCAATCGCCACCATGCGCGGCAGTGTCTGGTAGATGATTCGAGAAAGTTCGTTGAAGACAGTCGCCAGCCGCTTCGGCATCGACTCCCGT from Terriglobales bacterium carries:
- the ruvC gene encoding crossover junction endodeoxyribonuclease RuvC produces the protein MRVLGIDCGTEYTGYGVVDQHPNGRLEFVTAGAIHLSKRESMPKRLATVFNELSRIIYQTLPRMVAIEEVFYSVNAKSALKLGQVRGVAMLAASSASLEVAEYSPLSIKSAVVGYGKAEKLQVQHMVAHLLKLAEPPQPSDAADALAIAICHLHTHATLVRYEVAGR